One genomic window of Sphingobacterium oryzagri includes the following:
- a CDS encoding ABC transporter permease — MKTKALSAIHIFGLAVAIAASTLLYLTAMFELSFDDFHEHREQVGLMYTEMHPEEGTLRSSTVSTPLAPLLKSAFPEIENVSRYMNIEVILRHGEKQLEATNKYVDPDFLSIFSFPLLSGNKQALNELDNIVLDETTANNLFGSSAVVGKSIEVYQNGKWGSKTISAVVSKIPKNSSLTFNTLLRFEHKPNYTASLNDWGHEDHNVFVKLKSGTINDEAFTKKAKSFVDLYYKDESNMRKRDGWGVDKNGAYVSLHLLPLTEYHRNDLDVGHGSAPLFPWILLIIAGLILFIACSNFINLSLANSFARNREIGTRKTLGGTTLQLILQLWTESFLLCLLATFIGVGLAWVLLAQYNAVMNYSLSITELFTPINLSFFVLTFLLLTLLSGGYPAWRTAKANIIQTLKGKAAIKSSKLRNSLTVLQFAIAIVLILATIIISVQLRYIAERPLGFDKSEVISIPIGEGIDHENALQQMRVALASQPWVESVSASDLNLGRGRDGSMSTSRFGFDFEGRQISTNFMRVDYDYLKTLGIKLLQGRDFDRSYSNDTSTVIINKQMAAQLGGVEKALGKNLGIDGNPQIIGVIDDFNFQDLRRKVGPLTLSINPNIFSISYMFVRVKTDNLNESMTKLEAIWKKVNPKATIAASYLDENTQNMYRDEQRFVQIVVSGAVVAIAISCLGLFALALLMINKRVKEIGIRKVLGSSVMQIVVLLSKEFIRLMLLAFIIASPLAWWMMRSWLQSYAYRIDIQWWMFAAAGLLTICIALATITWQTLRAATSNPVDSLRDE, encoded by the coding sequence ATGAAGACCAAGGCATTGAGTGCGATTCATATTTTCGGACTGGCTGTCGCGATTGCTGCATCTACGCTGCTGTATTTAACGGCAATGTTTGAGCTTTCGTTTGACGATTTCCACGAACATCGTGAGCAAGTTGGATTGATGTATACAGAAATGCATCCAGAGGAGGGAACTCTCCGCAGCTCGACGGTATCAACTCCGCTCGCTCCACTATTGAAATCAGCTTTTCCGGAAATTGAAAACGTAAGTCGGTATATGAACATCGAAGTTATTTTGCGTCATGGAGAAAAACAATTGGAAGCAACCAACAAGTATGTTGACCCCGATTTTCTATCGATTTTTAGCTTTCCGCTACTGTCGGGTAACAAACAAGCGCTTAATGAGCTGGACAATATCGTGCTGGATGAAACGACAGCAAACAACCTCTTTGGCAGCAGTGCCGTCGTGGGGAAATCGATCGAAGTTTATCAAAACGGAAAATGGGGATCTAAAACGATTTCTGCAGTTGTTTCGAAAATCCCGAAAAACTCCAGTTTAACATTTAATACGTTATTGCGTTTTGAACACAAGCCAAACTATACTGCCAGTCTCAACGATTGGGGGCATGAAGACCACAATGTATTTGTCAAGCTAAAATCAGGAACAATCAATGATGAAGCTTTTACAAAAAAAGCAAAGTCATTTGTCGATTTATACTACAAAGATGAAAGCAATATGCGTAAGCGCGATGGCTGGGGAGTTGATAAAAACGGAGCCTATGTGTCGTTGCATTTACTGCCTTTGACAGAATACCATCGAAATGATCTAGATGTAGGTCATGGTTCCGCTCCTCTATTCCCCTGGATATTACTCATAATTGCTGGCTTAATTCTTTTTATTGCCTGTTCAAATTTCATCAACCTTTCCTTAGCCAACTCCTTTGCTAGAAATCGGGAGATTGGCACCCGAAAAACATTGGGCGGAACCACGTTACAGCTGATTCTACAATTATGGACAGAATCATTTTTACTCTGCCTGTTAGCAACGTTTATCGGCGTCGGCTTAGCCTGGGTATTATTGGCGCAATACAATGCCGTCATGAATTATAGCTTGTCTATCACCGAACTATTCACCCCAATTAATCTCAGCTTTTTCGTGCTTACATTCTTATTGTTGACTTTACTCTCTGGTGGGTATCCGGCATGGCGCACAGCAAAAGCAAACATTATACAAACGTTGAAAGGAAAGGCTGCTATCAAAAGCAGCAAACTACGAAATAGCTTGACCGTGTTGCAATTTGCAATCGCCATCGTTCTGATCCTTGCCACCATCATTATCAGCGTTCAATTACGCTATATTGCAGAACGTCCACTGGGATTTGATAAAAGCGAAGTGATCAGTATCCCGATAGGAGAAGGCATAGATCACGAAAATGCTTTGCAACAAATGCGTGTAGCACTCGCTTCGCAACCTTGGGTAGAAAGTGTGAGCGCATCGGATCTCAATTTGGGCCGCGGTCGCGATGGTTCCATGTCGACCAGCCGATTTGGCTTTGATTTTGAAGGACGCCAAATTTCCACCAATTTTATGCGAGTTGATTACGATTACCTAAAAACGCTCGGCATTAAGCTACTACAAGGTCGTGATTTCGACCGCAGTTATTCAAACGATACGTCGACCGTTATCATCAATAAACAAATGGCGGCGCAGCTTGGCGGTGTAGAAAAGGCATTGGGTAAAAATCTGGGAATAGATGGAAATCCACAGATTATTGGTGTAATCGATGATTTTAACTTTCAGGATTTACGTCGGAAAGTCGGACCATTAACCTTATCCATAAATCCCAATATTTTCTCCATTTCTTATATGTTTGTGCGCGTCAAGACCGATAATTTAAACGAAAGTATGACGAAACTGGAAGCTATTTGGAAAAAAGTAAATCCAAAAGCAACCATTGCAGCTTCCTATCTGGACGAAAACACGCAAAATATGTATCGCGACGAACAACGCTTTGTGCAGATCGTTGTTAGTGGAGCCGTTGTGGCGATCGCAATTTCTTGCCTCGGTCTATTCGCGCTGGCTTTGTTAATGATCAACAAGCGTGTGAAAGAAATAGGCATCAGAAAGGTGTTGGGTTCGTCGGTTATGCAGATTGTGGTGCTGTTATCTAAAGAATTTATTCGCTTAATGTTACTAGCGTTCATTATTGCCTCACCTCTAGCTTGGTGGATGATGCGTTCCTGGTTACAAAGCTACGCTTACCGCATCGACATCCAGTGGTGGATGTTTGCCGCGGCAGGTCTTTTGACCATCTGCATAGCACTTGCCACCATTACATGGCAAACATTGCGTGCCGCAACCAGCAATCCAGTCGATAGTTTGAGAGACGAGTAG
- a CDS encoding ABC transporter permease — MAFILLISAYIWQAYQVNNNLRHKERQFALQSTYKKPGIGLDLTTVGALPRALKEEYPELVANYYRLDGLTCILSNGKEVFEENVSLGDSTLLQMYGFSLMEGDARTALSNPFSVVMGELAAMKYFGKKNVVGERLSIRNFAGETRDFEVTAVLSETGENSIMQLMPSMQTSIFLPLSSEKYFGRDVDNWENLWIAGFVELQEGITADQLHAPIQHLLQQHADEEVASNLQAKLKPLDTYYLDDNQGAIRQLILILTLTAAFLILMAMINFINLSISQSLTRLKEVGVRKIMGSSRKQLIAQLLIEYSFTVFVSGLLALAIYPALLPLFSSIMMKKLPALTELPNLFFYLFFIGTLCLGLLTGLYPAWKLSGNAVVSAVKSQLNESGGKHLIRRLLLFLQFSVAVVVLISSVVISRQVDTSINGKLGYNKDYLLTAQVPRDWSAQGLHKIELVQQELKQLAQVQEVSLSYGIPNSFGNGIQQISKVGANHSVDALIITSDQYFAAAYEIPVLAGKFFADKEDPSISSKIVINEKAAKALGYARAEDAIGQAISLLNGTFTGVITGVTADFYANSMHSASPAVVWFPVKASMQYRYLSIRLQAGSIGSALSSLEQRWKELLPEAPFHYKFMDETIQKMYSTEMQLKRASQTATVISVLIVVLGVVGLTSLSINLRLKEIGIRKVLGANLRNIVLLFSKEFFVLFAFALLVSIPIAYLLMHKWLNNFAVKMHLHPLFFAVPVLALLAILLFLIAGIVLRTNQTNPVKSLRDE; from the coding sequence ATGGCATTTATACTTTTGATCAGTGCCTACATTTGGCAAGCCTACCAGGTGAATAACAACTTGCGTCATAAAGAAAGGCAGTTTGCGTTGCAAAGCACGTACAAGAAACCTGGAATCGGACTTGATCTGACCACGGTAGGCGCTTTGCCGCGGGCATTAAAAGAAGAGTACCCCGAACTGGTAGCCAACTATTACCGATTGGACGGCTTGACTTGCATCTTATCAAACGGCAAAGAAGTATTTGAAGAAAACGTATCGTTGGGCGATTCGACTTTGCTACAGATGTACGGATTTTCATTAATGGAAGGCGATGCGCGCACCGCTCTGTCCAATCCTTTTTCCGTCGTTATGGGCGAGCTTGCTGCCATGAAATATTTTGGAAAAAAGAATGTTGTAGGCGAGCGGCTAAGTATTCGAAATTTTGCTGGAGAAACCCGAGATTTTGAAGTTACAGCGGTATTGAGCGAAACAGGAGAAAATTCTATTATGCAGCTCATGCCTTCCATGCAGACGTCTATCTTTTTACCGCTGAGCAGTGAAAAATATTTCGGACGAGATGTAGACAATTGGGAGAATCTATGGATTGCAGGTTTTGTAGAGCTTCAGGAAGGCATAACAGCAGATCAACTGCATGCACCGATCCAACATTTACTGCAACAACACGCTGATGAAGAGGTTGCCAGCAACCTACAAGCTAAACTAAAACCACTGGACACCTATTACCTGGATGATAACCAGGGCGCTATCAGACAACTTATTCTTATCCTCACCTTAACGGCCGCTTTTCTGATTTTAATGGCTATGATCAACTTTATCAACCTAAGTATCAGCCAAAGTCTAACAAGATTGAAAGAAGTAGGCGTACGTAAAATCATGGGCAGCAGCAGAAAACAACTAATTGCACAGCTATTAATAGAATACAGTTTTACCGTCTTTGTATCCGGTCTGCTTGCCTTGGCAATTTACCCCGCTCTTCTACCCTTATTTTCGTCAATCATGATGAAAAAATTACCGGCTTTAACCGAATTACCAAACCTATTTTTCTATCTATTCTTCATCGGAACACTCTGCCTGGGGCTTCTCACAGGATTATATCCTGCTTGGAAATTATCCGGCAATGCTGTTGTAAGTGCGGTAAAAAGTCAATTAAACGAATCTGGAGGCAAACACCTCATTCGCAGGTTGCTTTTATTTCTGCAATTTTCCGTTGCCGTCGTTGTTTTAATATCCTCGGTTGTCATTTCACGACAAGTAGATACGTCTATTAATGGAAAGCTGGGCTATAATAAGGACTATCTCTTGACCGCACAGGTGCCTCGCGATTGGTCTGCGCAAGGACTACATAAGATCGAACTTGTACAACAGGAGCTTAAACAGCTTGCTCAAGTACAAGAGGTCAGCCTGTCGTATGGTATCCCAAATTCTTTTGGAAATGGAATACAACAAATCAGTAAAGTAGGTGCAAACCATAGCGTAGACGCCTTAATCATCACATCCGATCAATACTTTGCAGCGGCTTACGAAATCCCTGTTTTAGCCGGAAAGTTTTTTGCAGACAAAGAAGATCCCTCGATTTCTTCAAAAATCGTTATCAACGAAAAGGCTGCAAAAGCGCTAGGCTATGCACGCGCTGAAGACGCCATCGGACAAGCGATTAGTTTGTTGAACGGTACGTTTACAGGAGTCATCACCGGCGTTACGGCAGATTTTTATGCAAATTCTATGCATTCCGCTTCGCCAGCTGTCGTTTGGTTTCCGGTAAAGGCAAGCATGCAGTACCGCTATCTTTCTATCCGACTCCAGGCCGGATCCATAGGCAGCGCGTTATCTTCGTTGGAACAGCGTTGGAAAGAACTGCTACCGGAAGCGCCATTCCACTATAAATTTATGGACGAGACCATCCAAAAAATGTACAGCACAGAAATGCAACTCAAGCGCGCATCGCAAACGGCCACCGTTATTTCCGTGCTTATCGTCGTCTTGGGCGTTGTCGGCCTGACTTCCTTATCGATCAATCTGCGGTTAAAAGAAATCGGTATCCGAAAAGTATTAGGCGCCAACCTTCGGAATATCGTTTTACTTTTTAGCAAAGAGTTTTTTGTATTATTTGCCTTTGCGCTGCTTGTCAGTATACCTATCGCCTATTTATTGATGCACAAATGGCTTAACAACTTTGCTGTAAAGATGCATTTGCATCCGTTGTTTTTTGCGGTGCCTGTCCTCGCTTTGTTGGCCATATTATTATTTTTGATTGCCGGCATCGTCTTGCGTACCAATCAAACCAATCCGGTAAAAAGCTTAAGAGACGAATAA
- a CDS encoding helix-turn-helix transcriptional regulator has product MINKDILASIGTRIRKAREELSYSQNDVASMTGLTVNTIASLEKGKGASLNNFLLTCRALKIQPRSIFQEDIDLSPLYNLPPSSKKRREINQRLDDLVYHSDFFVTPKRVADVLKKLNSDKSDSNKFSVYLTAYCKEGELGYVKEGNIKKYVKKKS; this is encoded by the coding sequence TTGATTAACAAAGATATATTGGCCAGTATTGGCACACGTATCCGAAAAGCGCGTGAAGAACTTTCGTATTCGCAAAACGATGTGGCGAGTATGACAGGACTGACTGTGAACACCATTGCGTCTCTGGAAAAAGGTAAAGGCGCTAGTTTAAATAATTTCCTGCTCACCTGTCGCGCGCTAAAGATTCAACCGCGCTCTATATTTCAGGAAGATATTGACCTTTCTCCGTTGTATAATCTCCCGCCTAGCTCGAAAAAGCGACGTGAAATTAACCAACGTTTAGATGATCTTGTTTATCATTCTGATTTCTTTGTAACGCCCAAACGAGTGGCTGACGTGCTAAAAAAGCTCAATTCAGATAAAAGCGATAGCAATAAATTTTCTGTCTATCTCACCGCTTATTGCAAAGAAGGTGAGCTGGGTTATGTCAAAGAGGGGAATATCAAGAAGTACGTGAAGAAGAAAAGCTAA
- a CDS encoding ABC transporter permease codes for MNSVAIAWRNIRKNSGFSLLNLSGLIIGITSFLLLGAYIMHELSYDRFLPNADRIAYVSYAYKSAEDNEFVQAATTPTAVAPTLEKEFAEVARAVRLYPYNQEGLIKNGNQQIKETNFKFADEAFFEVADYPFIAGNSQHALTAPYQIVLTQASADKYFPSKDALGQVLEIDGQPWKVTGIVPTPPSYTQLPFAAILSNKHLTRYQEPVWHSANDITLLLLKDKHVIPALEAKANAYIKTIFADVFKNGGALQLKVEPITDVHLHSAIGKGNLLYVYIFMGLAIGIILITGVNFANLSLARSAERAKEIGVKKVLGASRAHLFFHFLIECSLLVLIAFAIAMCLAHILLPLFASYLGTTIVLAITSSNILLLVIPIFAISLAILAGSWPALVVSSFKPVQSLKGTTKANKGGFVLGNVLIIIQFTVSTLFIIATLITAQQLHYIQTKNTGLDRSQIVVLDGELLSDAERTTLKSKLLARPAVNGFTASYDSPVNIQGGYNINYVEGKNADFQLSVTAIPIEKDFVPVFEIPVLAGANLSDSDIARARDTTDAREYSFIVNQQLVKSLQWSPEDAIGKQINLNGRLGRITTVVQDFNFASLREDIKPVVLFPEYSYFGNIYVKVASGSNMQQSISTIQSVWKEVKPQAPFDYHFLDDDFANLYQLERQTSRTMLLFSIVTIGIACLGLFALAAFQAQQRVKEIGIRKVLGASTGKIVLLLTSDFIKLVVIAFVLAVPIGYWIMKDWLQNFAFRIDLEYWTFLLAGIIAVLISLLTISGRAFRAARTNPIHSLRDE; via the coding sequence ATGAACAGTGTAGCAATAGCTTGGCGTAATATTAGAAAAAACAGCGGCTTTTCGCTGTTAAACCTCAGTGGATTGATCATTGGTATCACATCATTCCTTTTATTGGGCGCATACATTATGCACGAGCTTAGTTATGATCGCTTCCTACCCAATGCTGATCGGATAGCATACGTATCATACGCCTACAAATCTGCAGAAGATAACGAATTTGTTCAGGCCGCTACGACGCCTACAGCGGTGGCACCAACCTTAGAAAAAGAATTTGCCGAAGTAGCGCGCGCGGTGCGGCTATATCCTTACAATCAAGAAGGTTTGATAAAAAACGGAAATCAGCAAATCAAAGAAACAAATTTTAAATTTGCTGATGAGGCATTTTTTGAAGTTGCAGATTATCCTTTTATCGCGGGCAACAGCCAGCATGCGCTTACGGCTCCTTACCAAATCGTCTTAACGCAAGCCTCCGCAGACAAATACTTTCCATCAAAAGATGCATTAGGTCAGGTTTTAGAGATCGACGGTCAGCCTTGGAAAGTAACGGGTATCGTGCCAACACCGCCTTCCTACACGCAGCTTCCGTTTGCCGCTATACTCTCGAACAAACATTTGACACGTTACCAAGAACCCGTTTGGCATAGTGCAAACGACATTACGCTGCTGCTGCTGAAAGATAAGCACGTTATTCCAGCTTTGGAAGCTAAGGCTAATGCGTATATAAAAACTATTTTTGCCGATGTTTTTAAAAACGGCGGCGCCTTACAGTTAAAAGTCGAGCCTATTACGGATGTCCACCTGCACTCGGCAATCGGCAAGGGTAACCTGCTGTATGTCTATATTTTTATGGGTCTGGCTATCGGGATTATACTGATTACAGGCGTCAACTTTGCCAACCTTTCGCTCGCACGATCCGCTGAACGTGCGAAGGAAATCGGCGTTAAAAAAGTCCTTGGTGCAAGTCGCGCCCATTTATTTTTCCACTTTTTAATCGAATGTAGCCTATTAGTATTAATCGCTTTTGCGATTGCCATGTGCTTAGCGCATATCTTACTGCCCCTGTTTGCTAGTTATTTGGGAACGACCATCGTGTTAGCTATCACATCAAGTAACATTCTTTTGCTCGTCATCCCTATTTTCGCTATTAGTTTAGCTATTCTCGCCGGAAGCTGGCCAGCACTGGTGGTTTCTTCCTTCAAACCTGTACAGAGCTTAAAAGGCACTACAAAAGCGAACAAAGGCGGATTTGTCCTAGGTAATGTACTGATTATTATACAATTTACAGTGTCAACTCTATTTATCATCGCGACTTTGATAACCGCCCAGCAATTACACTATATCCAAACAAAAAATACCGGATTGGATCGCTCACAGATCGTCGTGCTGGATGGCGAACTGCTCAGCGATGCTGAACGAACGACCTTAAAAAGCAAGCTTCTCGCTCGTCCGGCTGTTAACGGATTTACGGCATCCTACGATTCGCCAGTCAATATCCAAGGCGGATATAATATTAATTATGTGGAAGGCAAAAATGCCGATTTTCAACTCAGCGTTACCGCGATTCCGATCGAGAAAGATTTCGTACCTGTTTTCGAAATTCCTGTTTTAGCAGGCGCCAACCTAAGCGATAGCGATATTGCACGGGCGCGTGACACCACGGATGCACGCGAATATAGCTTTATCGTGAATCAGCAACTGGTTAAATCCTTACAATGGTCGCCCGAGGATGCTATAGGCAAGCAAATTAACCTGAACGGCCGATTAGGACGTATAACAACCGTCGTACAGGATTTTAATTTTGCTTCCCTGCGCGAAGACATCAAGCCTGTGGTTCTCTTTCCCGAATATAGCTATTTTGGAAATATCTATGTAAAAGTTGCTTCGGGGAGCAACATGCAGCAGTCCATCAGCACTATTCAATCCGTATGGAAAGAGGTTAAACCACAGGCTCCTTTTGATTACCATTTTTTGGATGACGATTTTGCAAATCTGTATCAACTGGAGAGACAGACCAGCCGCACCATGTTGCTATTTTCCATCGTCACGATCGGGATAGCTTGTCTCGGACTTTTTGCACTTGCAGCTTTTCAGGCACAGCAGCGCGTTAAAGAGATCGGCATCCGAAAAGTATTGGGCGCATCAACCGGCAAAATTGTTTTATTGCTCACCAGCGATTTTATTAAACTGGTAGTCATTGCTTTTGTCTTAGCGGTGCCTATTGGCTATTGGATCATGAAAGACTGGCTACAAAATTTTGCTTTCCGCATTGATCTGGAATATTGGACGTTCTTACTTGCCGGTATCATAGCGGTGCTGATAAGTTTGCTTACGATTAGCGGACGCGCCTTCCGTGCGGCACGCACCAACCCAATCCATAGCCTGCGTGATGAATAA
- a CDS encoding FtsX-like permease family protein, producing MVNILGLSLGFAGFILSYQYINRETSYDRWNTHADDIFLVGLSLEGNHSDQTPAALAGAIQDNLPEVLRAGRKINYFYGDYPIFGQETVYVKKAVAIDSAAARIFEVEPQHGALYKFPEQHEATLVTAALAKQLFPSDSTFDAPKKVPVMVLNMGMEETIYGVSKNKGLSILDFDLLFIREMGAERDLYTYQTYIQVKPGTDISLLTTKINTLYQEKIAKQADVTASTFSNGSIYLDPLANLHLRPRHGSNSTYLAVWILGILSIIILALAAANFTNLTLAQADKRAKEIALKKVFGNNRFSIASQFLIEVWLQCVLAAAIALIFLRFTGNILQKWYTDDIGHYIFNGTTYMQLAVALVLTSLVAGTYPALALSGYKPVNMLKGSLISNPKQSFLKNTLLIFQFVIAVIFITAAVTVEKQLDFMQHTEKGFDPGQVINFKSVGLYYDAKLDGTFQDFKSRLAQNPSIAYVAAASNIPGGADAPPKKQFIHIDQKVEMDHVGIDVDYFNTLAIQTIQGTTAITLQQVQADSSKNYAVINETAAQKLGLANPLGTKISGCKTNFTIVGVVSDVKAYGFENRVAPTLYSFKDECGPGHMKISLLVKAKNGQNKEAIKAVEDEWQKNPNAEALPLDYNFMDQQYAALHARQERLSQALLAFTALSLVIALMGLFSMSVFQISARRKELSIRRLLGASVTTLFLQLNRGFFKIIIISLFVAAPISYLLLYLWLTNFAYQVPINGWIFIWIIGFFMLTCALTVSYQSIKAARSKPINSLRDE from the coding sequence GTGGTAAATATATTAGGATTGTCATTGGGTTTTGCCGGTTTTATCCTTTCTTACCAATATATTAATCGCGAAACCAGCTATGATCGCTGGAATACGCATGCCGATGATATATTTTTGGTTGGTTTAAGCTTGGAAGGTAACCACAGCGATCAGACACCTGCTGCATTAGCTGGCGCAATTCAGGATAATTTACCCGAAGTGTTGCGTGCCGGTAGAAAAATAAACTATTTTTACGGCGATTATCCCATCTTTGGGCAAGAAACCGTGTATGTTAAAAAAGCTGTAGCGATCGATTCAGCAGCAGCACGAATTTTTGAAGTAGAACCACAGCACGGCGCCCTTTATAAATTTCCCGAGCAACATGAGGCCACCCTCGTCACCGCAGCACTTGCCAAACAGCTTTTTCCATCCGATTCTACTTTTGACGCGCCTAAAAAAGTACCGGTCATGGTCTTAAATATGGGTATGGAAGAAACGATATATGGCGTAAGTAAAAACAAAGGTCTTTCTATCCTTGATTTTGATTTGCTGTTTATCCGCGAAATGGGCGCTGAGCGTGATCTGTATACCTACCAAACCTATATTCAAGTAAAACCAGGAACGGATATCAGCTTATTAACGACAAAAATCAACACGCTTTATCAGGAAAAAATCGCTAAACAGGCAGATGTCACCGCATCAACTTTTAGTAACGGATCAATTTATCTTGATCCGCTGGCAAATTTACATCTTCGGCCAAGGCACGGATCCAACAGTACTTACTTAGCAGTTTGGATCCTCGGCATCTTGTCTATCATCATTCTAGCCTTAGCTGCTGCAAATTTCACCAACTTAACGTTAGCGCAGGCCGATAAAAGAGCCAAAGAAATCGCTTTAAAAAAGGTTTTTGGAAACAATAGGTTTAGTATCGCCTCCCAATTCCTGATAGAAGTATGGCTGCAATGTGTATTAGCGGCTGCCATAGCGCTTATTTTTCTGCGGTTTACCGGCAATATCCTTCAAAAATGGTATACCGATGATATCGGGCATTATATTTTTAACGGCACAACATACATGCAATTGGCGGTAGCGTTAGTACTCACCAGCTTGGTAGCCGGTACCTATCCTGCCCTCGCGTTATCAGGATACAAACCTGTTAACATGCTGAAAGGTTCGTTAATCAGTAACCCGAAACAATCTTTCTTAAAAAATACCTTGTTGATTTTTCAATTTGTCATCGCTGTCATCTTTATTACAGCGGCAGTGACGGTGGAAAAGCAGCTTGATTTTATGCAGCATACGGAAAAGGGATTTGATCCCGGACAAGTGATCAACTTTAAGAGCGTAGGTTTATATTATGATGCGAAATTGGATGGTACATTTCAGGATTTTAAAAGCCGGTTAGCACAAAATCCGAGCATAGCCTACGTCGCCGCCGCGAGCAATATTCCGGGCGGAGCTGACGCGCCACCTAAAAAGCAATTTATCCATATTGATCAAAAAGTGGAGATGGACCATGTAGGAATTGATGTAGACTATTTCAACACCTTAGCGATACAAACTATACAGGGTACAACAGCGATTACGCTGCAGCAAGTGCAGGCCGACAGCAGTAAAAATTATGCCGTGATCAATGAAACAGCCGCTCAAAAATTAGGCTTGGCAAATCCACTAGGCACCAAAATCAGCGGTTGTAAGACGAACTTTACGATCGTAGGCGTCGTATCAGATGTTAAAGCGTATGGATTCGAAAACCGCGTTGCGCCAACGCTTTATTCCTTTAAAGATGAATGCGGTCCTGGCCATATGAAGATCAGTTTACTAGTCAAAGCAAAGAATGGACAAAATAAAGAAGCGATAAAAGCGGTAGAAGACGAATGGCAGAAAAATCCAAATGCGGAAGCGCTTCCGCTAGATTACAATTTTATGGATCAACAATATGCTGCTTTACACGCCCGGCAAGAGCGCCTCAGTCAAGCCTTACTTGCCTTTACCGCATTATCGCTTGTTATCGCTTTAATGGGATTATTTAGTATGTCGGTTTTTCAGATTAGCGCACGACGAAAAGAACTGAGCATCCGCAGGCTGTTAGGCGCATCAGTAACGACACTCTTTCTACAATTAAACCGAGGATTTTTCAAAATCATAATCATATCTCTTTTTGTTGCAGCACCAATAAGTTACCTGCTTTTGTATCTTTGGTTAACTAATTTTGCTTATCAGGTGCCCATTAATGGTTGGATATTTATCTGGATAATCGGTTTCTTTATGTTGACCTGTGCACTAACCGTCTCCTATCAATCGATAAAAGCTGCCCGTTCAAAACCGATTAACAGTTTGCGCGACGAATAA